The Xiphias gladius isolate SHS-SW01 ecotype Sanya breed wild chromosome 4, ASM1685928v1, whole genome shotgun sequence genome includes a window with the following:
- the tulp4a gene encoding tubby-related protein 4a: MQCPFETGEGNKYYAPLSLSHIRHRTRNISGEEALITVLTPPKTPGPPAWYCFYLRGVQRVAEMFAAVEHGPVLCSDSNILCLSWKGRVPKSEKEKPVCRKRYYEEGWLATGNGRGVVGVTFTSSHCRRDRPTPQRVNFNLRGHNSEVVLVRWNEPFQKLATCDTDGGIFVWIQYEGRWSVELVNDRGAQVSDFTWSHDGTQALISYRDGFVLVGSVSGQRHWSSEINLESQITCGIWTPDDQQVLFGTADGQVIVMDCHGRMLAHILLHESDGIVSMSWNYPSFLVEDSSESDTDSDDFSPPQVHSQKPLLTVSFTSGDISLMNNYDDLSPTLIRTGLKDVVVQWCSQGDLLAVAGMERTLHSTDPSCPPPTRNAIVKFYNVQGEHIYTLDTPAQRPITTLCWGHRDSRLFLACGPALYVVRVEHRVASLQLLCQQGIATAVKEEKDVAKLTMPSRLCSYVTAAFIPTIKPPIPDPNNMRDFVSYPTAGNERLHCTMKRTEDNPEVGGPCYTLYLEYLGGLVPILKGRRISKLRPEFVIMDPKTDGKTDEIYGNSLISAMIDSCNCSDSSDIELSDDWVGKKSPKISRGSKSPKLPRDLVCPFTNRINIDPRKSPKLSRATQEISRSPRLPIRKPSIGSPSLTRREFPLDDITQQNYLAQVTSNIWGTKFKIVGLAAFLPTNLGAVIYKTSLLHLQPRQMTIYLPEVRKISMDYINLPVFSPNVFSEDEDDLPVTGPAGGADDNPPCTVNIPIAPIHSPAQAMSPAQSIGLVQSLLANQNVQLDVLTNPTATPAGAAASGSDQSQDTILTAQYTVPTRYSSPGQVIFGGLEMGRLMVGPPPSHHPSQQQPNHHQQQQHQQQLQHQQQLQQQQQLQQQQQMLQHQHLQQQQLQQQHIQQQLQHMQQQQQQQLQQHIQQQQQLQQQHQQIQQQLQQQQQMHHQQQSQQQHQMQQQQHHHQLQHQLQIQIPVPSMSSGQPSGAAMHQLQPGTLQIQIPHPPADLVVERAVGGEHEHLLKIRSTRSTPQLAEGDTVVFSAPLELSKMNPPPPYPGTVAAAVAAAAAAAASASASTAASNAASGTGGGTTGTPPPGDLCLKKGEFPLFPPGQQQAQYPTPLGYERITTFDSSGNVEEVCRPRTRLVCNQNVYTLQGPGSSATLRVTSSSSSSSADKKIQLPYTSATLNRLTAPRYSIPSGDPPPYPDAANQNSAVGRNPGQRLDSSLIHATLRRNSREAALKVSQMLEPPRPLPPKAKNSALAASFQQRVPTALYTCSQCSSGSSVGGTAPGSTNGIAGGTIIRQDFPPRNGAPHSTVIVHSNSVTPLPSQSSYNLLSSLEGPGTAAGGGSNRDRADYVNSAFTEDETLNQTLRHLALGGNDATGLVVKRPPPYQWDPAATEEVWVPQERTATLNPSGPPVPHKPPPLILTPAQHLDVSRLPFVLSPKSPTSPSAASFQAAAAAAGYQISLQYPPATAYSGAQLQPIPGSPRPCSSPKEVVAPVPFSQQDATLVLPPGYPANLANLACCPLPPMYPGGSACSGLPIPPIALHTPWGTYNSFPPMPSPAVPLPPKASHMTVDKNVLSPPPPPPPPPPPPPTTELQSHGGLQEAMAETGEGFQEVLSLTESPVPQRSEKFSKKNRKRADGRADEANVPPLAEGSKSKKEGRALGDFNSLISSPRLGGRDKKKLKGQKEQQLKAKKLSKATANSEFQDSSESEPELFISGDELLNQCQSGKKGWKSKRNLRAASELDEIKCRKANEKEDRGLGSQGFVYVMANKQPLWNEATQVYQLDFGGRVTQESAKNFQIELEGRQVMQFGRIDGNAYILDFQYPFSAVQAFAVALANVTQRLK, encoded by the exons GAAACAGGCGAGGGAAACAAGTACTATGCACCGTTGTCGCTGTCTCACATCCGACACCGAACCAGGAACATCAGTGGAGAAGAGGCGCTCATAACAGTACTGACCCCTCCGAAGACTCCCGGACCTCCCGCCTGGTACTGTTTTTATCTACGGGGGGTACAGAGAGTTGCAGAAATGTTCGCTGCCGTGGAGCATGGCCCGGTCCTCTGTAGCGACTCCAACATCCTGTGCCTGTCGTGGAAGGGCCGGGTGCCCAAGAGTGAGAAGGAGAAGCCGGTGTGCAGGAAGCGCTACTACGAGGAGGGCTGGCTTGCTACCGGGAACGGCCGAGGAGTTGTCGGAGTCACGTTCACATCAAGCCACTGTAGACGGGACCGGCCCACTCCGCAGAGAGTAAACTTCAACCTCAGAGGACACAACAGTGAG GTGGTGTTGGTGCGGTGGAATGAGCCCTTCCAGAAACTGGCCACCTGTGATACAGATGGAGGGATCTTTGTTTGGATCCAGTACGAAGGCCGCTGGTCCGTGGAGCTGGTCAATGACCGTGGAGCTCAG GTGAGTGACTTCACCTGGTCCCACGATGGCACCCAGGCTCTCATCTCCTACCGTGATGGCTTTGTCCTGGTTGGATCAGTCAGTGGGCAGAGACACTGGTCTTCCGAGATCAACCTGGAAAGCCAGATTACCTGTGGTATCTGGACCCCTGATGACCAGCAg GTGTTGTTTGGTACTGCAGACGGACAGGTGATAGTGATGGACTGCCATGGGCGCATGCTGGCCCACATACTGCTTCATGAGTCGGATGGCATCGTAAGCATGTCCTGGAACTACCCCAGTTTCCTGGTGGAAGACAGCAGTGAGAGCGACACAGACTCTGACGACTTCTCCCCACCACAAG TGCACAGCCAGAAGCCACTGCTGACAGTCAGCTTCACCTCTGGTGACATCAGCCTGATGAACAACTACGATGACCTCTCTCCCACCCTTATCCGCACCGGTCTGAAAG ATGTGGTGGTCCAGTGGTGCTCACAGGGGGATCTCCTTGCAGTGGCAGGGATGGAGAGGACACTCCACTCCACTGACCCATCCTGTCCTCCCCCCACCAGGAACGCCATTGTCAAGTTCTACAACGTTCAGGGGGAACACATCTACACACTGGACACACCAGCACAG CGCCCGATCACTACCCTGTGCTGGGGTCACCGGGACTCTCGTCTGTTCCTTGCGTGTGGCCCAGCGCTTTACGTTGTGCGAGTGGAGCACCGTGTTGCCAGCCTGCAACTACTCTGCCAGCAGGGCATTGCCACAGcagtgaaggaggaaaaagatgTTGCCAAGCTCACCATGCCTTCCCGCCTCTGTTCTTATGTCACTGCTGCTTTCATCCCCACCATCAAG CCCCCAATCCCAGACCCCAACAACATGCGTGATTTTGTGAGCTACCCAACAGCTGGGAATGAGCGTCTGCACTGTACCATGAAACGTACGGAGGATAACCCTGAGGTGGGGGGCCCCTGCTACACTCTGTACCTGGAGTACCTAGGGGGACTGGTGCCTATCCTCAAGGGCAGACGAATAAGTAAACTGCGTCCGGAGTTTGTCATTATGGACCCCAAGACAGATGGGAAAACAG ATGAAATATACGGCAACAGCCTGATATCTGCCATGATCGACAGCTGCAACTGCTCAGACTCCAGTGACATTGAGCTGAGTGATGACTGGGTTGGCAAGAAATCTCCAAAGATATCCAGAGGCAGCAAATCCCCCAAATTGCCCAG AGACTTAGTTTGTCCCTTTACCAACAGGATCAACATTGATCCCAGAAAATCGCCCAAACTGTCCCGTGCTACACAGGAGATCTCCAGGTCACCGCGGTTGCCCATACGGAAACCCTCGATTGGTTCACCCAGTCTAACACGGAGGGAATTTCCTCTAGATGACATCACTCAG CAAAATTACCTTGCTCAGGTCACATCCAATATTTGGGGAACAAAGTTCAAGATAGTGGGGCTGGCCGCTTTCTTACCGACCAATCTGGGTGCAG TCATCTATAAGACAAGCCTCCTCCATCTGCAGCCCAGACAGATGACCATCTACCTGCCCGAGGTGCGTAAGATCTCCATGGACTACATAAATCTGCCTGTCTTCAGCCCAAACGTTTTcagtgaggatgaagatgacCTGCCTGTCACAGGCCCTGCTGGTGGCGCCGATGACAACCCTCCCTGCACTGTCAATATCCCTATTGCCCCCATCCATAGTCCCGCCCAGGCTATGTCCCCCGCACAGAGCATTGGTCTGGTCCAGTCACTCCTAGCCAATCAAAATGTTCAGCTGGATGTCCTAACGAATCCCACCGCGACCCCTGCTGGAGCAGCTGCCAGTGGGTCTGACCAAAGTCAGGACACCATCCTGACAGCCCAGTACACAGTTCCCACCAGGTATTCTAGTCCTGGTCAGGTCATCTTTGGGGGACTGGAAATGGGGCGCCTTATGGTTGGACCGCCGCCTTCTCATCATCCGTCGCAACAACAACCAAATCaccatcaacagcagcagcaccaacaacaactacaacaccaacaacagcttcagcagcaacagcaactccaacagcagcagcagatgctcCAACACCAACActtacaacagcagcagcttcagcaaCAGCAcattcagcagcagcttcaacacatgcagcagcaacagcaacagcaactcCAGCAGCAcatacagcaacagcaacaactgcaacagcagcatcaacaaattcagcagcaactgcagcaacagcaacaaatgCATCATCAACAGCAAtcgcagcagcagcatcagatgcaacaacagcagcatcacCATCAACTTCAGCATCAGCTTCAGATTCAAATCCCGGTTCCTTCTATGTCATCAGGACAGCCTTCAGGTGCAGCTATGCACCAGCTCCAGCCAGGGACACTGCAGATCCAGATCCCTCATCCACCCGCTGATTTAGTGGTTGAGAGAGCAGTGGGGGGTGAACACGAGCACTTACTGAAAATCAGAAGCACTCGGTCAACTCCACAGCTGGCTGAGGGTGATACAGTGGTGTTCAGTGCCCCTCTAGAGCTCAGCAAGATGAACCCTCCACCCCCCTACCCCGGGAcggtggctgctgctgtggccgctgcagcagctgctgctgcctcagcaTCTGCctccactgcagcctccaatGCTGCATCTGGAACAGGAGGGGGCACCACTGGGACTCCTCCTCCTGGTGACCTTTGTCTGAAGAAGGGAGAGTTTCCACTTTTTCCTCCAGGTCAGCAACAAGCGCAGTACCCCACACCACTGGGTTATGAGAGGATAACAACATTTGACAGCAGTGGGAATGTGGAGGAAGTATGCCGTCCTCGAACACGCCTTGTCTGCAATCAGAATGTGTACACACTCCAGGGACCTGGCAGTTCTGCCACTCTCAGGGtcacctcttcatcctcctcctcctcagctgacAAGAAGATCCAGCTGCCCTATACCTCTGCCACTCTCAACAGACTCACTGCACCTCGCTATTCCATACCCAGCGGAGACCCACCCCCATACCCTGACGCAGCCAACCAGAACAGTGCTGTTGGCAGGAACCCTGGACAGAGGCTTGACAGCAGTCTGATCCATGCCACTCTCAGAAGGAACAGCCGAGAGGCCGCTCTCAAAGTTTCCCAGATGCTGGAACCGCCTAGACCACTGCCTCCCAAGGCCAAAAATAGTGCACTAGCAGCCTCATTCCAGCAGAGGGTGCCAACAGCCTTATACACCTGCAGTCAGTGTAGCAGTGGATCCAGTGTTGGAGGCACTGCCCCAGGGAGTACTAATGGAATAGCAGGAGGAACTATTATCAGACAAGATTTCCCTCCAAGGAATGGGGCTCCACACAGCACAGTTATTGTTCACTCCAACAGCGTTACTCCTCTGCCGTCCCAGTCCTCTTACAACCTGCTGAGCTCTCTTGAAGGACCTGGgactgcagcaggaggaggaagtaACAGAGACAGGGCCGATTATGTTAATTCAGCATTTACTGAGGATGAAACTTTGAATCAGACACTGAGGCATCTGGCACTAGGAGGAAATGATGCAACAGGGCTGGTTGTCAAACGCCCACCTCCCTATCAGTGGGACCCAGCTGCCACAGAGGAGGTGTGGGTTCCTCAGGAACGGACAGCAACATTAAACCCCAGTGGCCCCCCTGTACCCCACAAACCACCCCCACTTATTCTTACCCCAGCTCAGCACTTGGATGTGTCCCGGCTGCCTTTTGTCCTTTCTCCAAAATCCCCCACCAGCCCCAGTGCTGCCTCATTCCAAGCTGCCGCAGCAGCCGCTGGCTACCAAATCTCTCTCCAGTACCCTCCAGCGACTGCCTATTCTGGAGCCCAGCTCCAGCCCATCCCTGGGTCACCACGCCCCTGCTCCTCCCCAAAGGAGGTGGTGGCGCCAGTACCCTTCTCACAGCAGGATGCAACCCTTGTCTTACCGCCGGGTTACCCTGCAAACCTGGCAAACCTGGCCTGCTGCCCCCTCCCACCCATGTATCCAGGAGGAAGCGCTTGTTCTGGGCTTCCCATTCCTCCCATTGCCCTTCACACTCCTTGGGGTACCTACAACTCTTTCCCCCCTATGCCCAGTCCTGCAGTGCCACTCCCACCCAAAGCCTCCCACATGACagttgacaaaaatgttctctctcctcctcctcctcctcctccacccccccctCCGCCACCAACAACAGAACTGCAGAGCCATGGAGGACTACAAGAGGCCATGGCAGAGACTGGGGAAGGTTTCCAGGAGGTGCTCTCCTTGACTGAGAGCCCTGTGCCCCAACGGTCTGAGAAGTTCAGCAAGAAGAACCGCAAGCGGGCAGATGGTCGAGCCGATGAGGCTAATGTGCCACCCCTGGCTGAAGGGAGCAAGTCGAAAAAAGAGGGCAGAGCTCTGGGTGATTTCAACTCACTCATCTCCAGTCCACGGCTGGGAGGAAGAGACAAGAAGAAGCTGAAGGGACAGAAAGAGCAGCAGTTGAAGGCTAAGAAGCTGAGTAAGGCCACTGCCAATAGTGAGTTCCAAGACAGTTCAGAAAGTGAGCCAGAGCTGTTCATCAGTGGGGATGAGCTGCTCAATCAGTGCCAGAGCGGTAAGAAGGGCTGGAAGAGTAAGAGGAACCTGAGGGCTGCCAGTGAACTGGATGAGATCAAATGTCGAAAGGCCAATGAGAAGGAGGACAGAGGGCTGGGCAGCCAGGGGTTTGTGTATGTCATGGCCAACAAGCAACCACTGTGGAATGAAGCCACGCAGGTCTACCAGCTGGACTTTGGTGGGCGCGTCACACAGGAGTCTGCCAAGAACTTTCAAATTGAACTGGAGGGCAGACAG GTGATGCAGTTTGGCAGGATCGATGGCAATGCCTACATCCTGGACTTCCAGTATCCCTTCTCTGCTGTTCAGGCCTTTGCGGTGGCTCTGGCCAATGTCACTCAACGCCTCAAATGA